One window from the genome of Actinoplanes teichomyceticus ATCC 31121 encodes:
- a CDS encoding 5'-nucleotidase, translated as MDNKLVIGIASSALFNLEASDKVFRESGEEAYRSYQEENLDNPLDPGVAFPFIRRLLSLNDLADEDGALVEVIILSRNDPDTGLRVMKSVEHHGLPITRAIFMQGKSPYKFMPVLHMSLFLSANPIDVQEATARNLPAGQVLPSNYTEDDKDSDLRIAFDFDGVLADDASERVMQAEGLDRFHAHETANAVTPHSPGPLQDFLRQVNEIQRREEARRAADPEYRIRLHVSIVTARNAPSHQRAIASLKAWGVTVNDAFFLGGIDKGAVISVLKPHIFFDDQQGHLVSTSQVAPSVHVPFGVINTAPRPGS; from the coding sequence TTGGACAATAAACTCGTCATAGGGATCGCGTCGAGCGCACTTTTCAATCTTGAGGCATCGGATAAGGTCTTTCGCGAAAGCGGCGAAGAGGCATACCGCAGTTACCAAGAGGAAAACCTCGATAATCCCCTAGACCCTGGTGTTGCATTCCCCTTCATTAGGAGGCTCCTGTCACTCAACGACCTAGCCGATGAAGATGGCGCCCTCGTTGAAGTGATAATCCTTTCACGGAATGATCCGGACACGGGTCTGAGGGTGATGAAGTCAGTCGAACATCACGGTCTTCCAATCACCCGCGCGATCTTCATGCAAGGCAAGTCGCCATATAAGTTCATGCCCGTTCTGCACATGTCACTCTTCTTATCTGCCAATCCTATAGACGTGCAGGAAGCGACAGCCCGAAACCTTCCCGCTGGCCAGGTTCTTCCCTCTAACTACACGGAGGACGACAAAGACTCCGATCTGCGGATTGCGTTTGACTTCGACGGCGTCCTTGCGGATGACGCCTCTGAGCGAGTTATGCAGGCCGAGGGGCTCGACAGATTCCATGCTCACGAAACAGCGAACGCTGTCACCCCGCATTCACCTGGTCCCTTGCAAGACTTCTTGAGGCAAGTCAATGAGATCCAGCGGCGTGAGGAAGCAAGGCGAGCTGCCGATCCGGAATACCGAATCCGATTGCACGTCTCCATCGTAACGGCGCGGAATGCGCCTTCTCACCAACGAGCCATTGCTAGCCTCAAGGCATGGGGAGTTACGGTTAATGATGCTTTTTTCCTGGGCGGCATTGACAAGGGTGCTGTCATAAGTGTCCTCAAGCCGCACATCTTCTTCGATGACCAACAGGGCCATCTAGTATCAACGTCCCAGGTGGCACCTAGCGTTCACGTGCCCTTTGGGGTTATCAATACTGCGCCACGTCCTGGTTCATGA
- a CDS encoding restriction endonuclease → MNGSKSLSARRGGSSLSDASWHHAPDLVERLVDTIPTLVKSKQQTIDFFRSAGVPDSILQKHQAALRADSSSVSKYGIARSVIQDLNAGGDRFLRERREIVRLVTQWEDFSLSWPNDQDKARGLVAAVRQIVGARDSFARMQRERDQERQARIRESERLVDQKRKRQAARTALRARIVELRGESNAQRRGVLIESILSDLCAVEGIQVREPFEIRNAGTVEEQIDGVVMADHHLYLVEVKWWNAPIDITPMSSHLLRLFRRPDVRGLFISNSGYTEPAVQACREVLSQKLMILAELNEIIFLLEGDRPLEEWIREKASIVLMEREPFRVVMNH, encoded by the coding sequence ATGAACGGCTCAAAGTCGCTCTCCGCCCGTCGAGGAGGATCATCGTTGTCGGACGCTAGCTGGCATCACGCACCGGATCTCGTGGAGCGGCTCGTTGACACCATCCCGACCCTAGTCAAGTCCAAGCAGCAGACGATTGACTTCTTCAGAAGTGCCGGGGTCCCCGATTCAATCTTGCAGAAACACCAGGCGGCTCTACGCGCCGATTCTTCGTCAGTCAGTAAGTACGGCATCGCGCGATCTGTGATTCAAGATTTGAATGCGGGCGGTGATCGGTTTCTGCGGGAACGAAGAGAGATCGTCCGGCTCGTCACGCAGTGGGAAGACTTTTCGCTTTCCTGGCCAAACGATCAGGACAAAGCGAGAGGTCTAGTTGCAGCCGTAAGGCAGATCGTTGGCGCAAGAGACTCATTTGCCCGGATGCAGCGCGAACGGGATCAGGAGCGGCAGGCCCGAATACGGGAAAGTGAACGACTCGTCGATCAGAAGCGAAAGCGTCAAGCCGCTCGGACAGCGCTTCGCGCGCGAATCGTCGAGCTCAGAGGTGAATCCAATGCGCAGCGACGAGGCGTGCTAATCGAGTCAATCTTGTCTGACCTATGCGCGGTTGAAGGCATACAGGTGCGCGAGCCGTTCGAAATCCGTAACGCCGGCACAGTGGAAGAGCAGATTGACGGAGTCGTGATGGCTGACCATCATCTGTATTTGGTTGAGGTTAAGTGGTGGAATGCTCCAATCGATATAACACCGATGTCGAGCCACCTCCTTAGGCTCTTTAGGAGGCCTGATGTCCGAGGTCTGTTCATTTCCAATTCTGGCTACACGGAGCCAGCCGTGCAAGCGTGCCGTGAGGTGCTATCTCAAAAACTGATGATTCTTGCTGAATTGAATGAGATTATATTCCTTCTGGAAGGTGACCGACCCCTTGAAGAATGGATCCGGGAGAAGGCTTCAATTGTGTTAATGGAGCGAGAGCCTTTCCGTGTTGTTATGAATCACTGA
- a CDS encoding NUDIX domain-containing protein, producing the protein MTTSEMPPMATPRVAAGALFFDEAGRVLLVKPTYKNGWDIPGGYVEPGESPRAACIREVREELGISVNPSSLLVIDWAPAEKEGDKMLFVFDAGTLSDQAHAEIRFTDGELTESAFVAHDDLDRYLPGRLSRRLRTAINAKQHEAAVYAEHGEVPA; encoded by the coding sequence GTGACGACTTCCGAGATGCCCCCGATGGCCACTCCGCGCGTCGCTGCCGGAGCCCTCTTCTTCGACGAAGCGGGCCGTGTCCTGCTCGTGAAGCCCACCTACAAGAACGGTTGGGACATCCCCGGCGGGTACGTCGAACCGGGGGAATCGCCGCGGGCGGCATGCATCCGCGAGGTTCGCGAGGAGTTGGGCATCAGCGTGAACCCCAGCTCGCTCCTCGTCATCGACTGGGCTCCCGCAGAAAAGGAGGGAGACAAAATGCTGTTCGTCTTCGACGCCGGCACTCTTTCCGACCAAGCTCACGCCGAGATCCGTTTCACTGACGGCGAACTAACCGAATCGGCGTTCGTCGCTCACGACGACTTGGACCGCTACCTGCCGGGCCGCCTATCTCGCCGGCTTCGTACCGCAATCAACGCAAAGCAGCATGAAGCAGCTGTATACGCCGAACACGGCGAGGTTCCTGCATAG